The Terriglobia bacterium genomic sequence ACATGCGCAAACAGAAGGGCTTCTCGCTTATCGAACTGCTGATCGTGGTCGCGATCATTCTGATCATCGCCGCGATTGCTATTCCGAACCTCCTGCGTTCCCGTATCGCGGCCAACGAAGCTTCGGCCGT encodes the following:
- a CDS encoding prepilin-type N-terminal cleavage/methylation domain-containing protein, giving the protein MRKQKGFSLIELLIVVAIILIIAAIAIPNLLRSRIAANEASAV